In the Gossypium raimondii isolate GPD5lz chromosome 9, ASM2569854v1, whole genome shotgun sequence genome, one interval contains:
- the LOC105798608 gene encoding transcription factor MUTE: MSHIAVERNRRRQMNEHLKVLRSLTPCFYIKRGDQASVIGGVIEFIKELQQVLQALESKKQRKSLSPNPSPSTPRPLPLPAKPNHSPIGFETVGDVGACCNSSLADVEARIAGSNVVLKIVCGRIPGQILKIIAVLEKFSFEVLHVNISSMEDTVLYSFIIKIGLECQLSLEELAVEVQQSFFSEPVFLNEI; the protein is encoded by the exons ATGTCTCATATTGCTGTGGAGAGAAATAGGAGAAGGCAAATGAATGAGCATCTCAAAGTTTTGCGTTCCTTAACCCCTTGTTTCTATATTAAGAGG gGTGACCAAGCATCGGTCATAGGCGGTGTGATAGAGTTCATCAAGGAGTTGCAACAAGTTTTACAAGCTTTGGAATCGAAGAAACAAAGGAAGAGCTTAAGCCCTAACCCTAGTCCAAGTACCCCAAGGCCACTACCTTTGCCCGCAAAACCTAACCATTCTCCCATTGGATTCGAAACGGTGGGAGATGTCGGTGCTTGTTGCAACTCATCGCTTGCGGATGTCGAAGCAAGGATCGCCGGATCCAACGTCGTCCTGAAGATCGTGTGCGGACGAATACCCGGTCAAATTCTGAAGATAATAGCTGTGCTTGAGAAATTTTCATTCGAGGTTCTTCACGTCAACATCAGCAGCATGGAAGACACTGTTTTATACTCCTTTATCATCAAG ATTGGTCTAGAATGTCAGCTGAGCTTGGAGGAACTTGCTGTTGAAGTTCAGCAAAGCTTCTTCTCGGAGCCTGTTTTTCTAAACGAAATATAG